A window of Nocardia arthritidis genomic DNA:
GCCGCAGGCCTCGAGGTGGGCACGATCTCCGATGTCACCCCGCAGCCGCACAACGGCTGCCGTCCGCCCAAGCGGCGTCGCGTCTAGCGGGAAAGGAATAGCGAAAAATGGCTCGTTATACAGGCCCTATCACCCGCAAGTCGCGTCGTCTGCGCGTCGACCTCGTCGGCGGCGACCAGGCGTTCGAGCGTCGCCCCTACCCGCCGGGCCAGCACGGCCGGGCGCGGATCAAGGAGAGCGAGTACCTGCTCCAGCTGCAGGAGAAGCAGAAGGCTCGCTTCGCCTACGGCGTCATGGAGAAGCAGTTCAGCCGGTACTACAAGGAGGCCAACCGCCTCAAGGGTAAGACCGGTGACAACCTGCTCCGTCTGCTCGAGTGCCGTCTCGACAACGTCGTGTACCGCGCCGGTCTGGCCCGTACCCGCCGTCAGGCCCGCCAGCTGGTCAGCCACGGTCACTTCCTGGTGAACAACAAGAAGGTGGACGTTCCCAGCTTCCAGGTGAGCCAGTACGACATCATCGATGTCAAGGAGAAGTCGCTCGGCACGCTGCCGTTCCAGGTTGCCCGCGAGACCGTCGGCGACCGGCCGGTTCCCGGCTGGCTGCAGGTGATCCCGGGTCGTCTGCGGATCCTGGTGCACCAGCTTCCGGAGCGCGCCCAGATCGATGTGCCGCTGCAGGAACAGCTGATCGTCGAGTACTACTCGAAGTAATCAGCTTCTGCTGCCGTCCCACCGTCGCTGTCGATCAGCCCCGGCTCCGGCCGGGGCCCCGATCGGGATGACGAGGGAATCCCCAAGACGTGGCGTCAAATAGTGGGCGCCCCAAAAGGAGGAAGATCCTAATGCTGATTTCACAGCGTCCGACGCTGACCGAAGAGGTCGTCGCCGAGAACCGCTCGAAGTTCACCATCGAACCGCTCGAGCCGGGCTTCGGTTACACCCTCGGCAACTCGCTGCGGCGTACCCTGCTGTCCTCGATCCCGGGGGCCGCGGTCACGAGCATCCGCATCGACGGCGTCCTGCACGAGTTCACCACCGTCCCGGGCGTGAAGGAGGATGTCACCGACATCATCCTGAACCTCAAGGGTTTGGTCGTGTCCTCGGAGGAGGACGAGCCGGTGACGATGTACGTGCGCAAGCAGGGCCCGGGCACCGTCACCGCCGGTGACATCGTGCCGCCCGCCGGCGTTGTCGTGCACAACCCGGATATGCATATCGCCACCCTGAACGACAAGGGCAAGCTGGAGATCGAGCTCGTGGTCGAGCGCGGTCGCGGTTACGTCCCGGCGGTGCAGAACAAGGCGTCCGGCGCGGAAATCGGCCGCATCCCGGTGGATTCGATCTACTCGCCGGTGCTCAAGGTGACCTACAAGGTCGAGGCCACCCGTGTCGAGCAGCGCACCGACTTCGACCGGCTCATCCTGGACGTGGAGACCAAGAACTCCATCAGCGCGCGGGACGCGCTCGCCTCGGCGGGCAAGACCCTGGTCGAGCTGTTCGGCCTGGCCCGTGAGCTGAACGTCGAGGCCGAAGGCATCGAGATCGGCCCCTCGCCGGCCGAGGCGGATCACATCGCCTCGTTCGGTCTGCCGATCGAGGATCTGGACCTCACCGTCCGGTCCTACAACTGCCTCAAGCGCGAGGGTGTGCACACGGTGGGCGAGCTCGTCGCCCGCACCGAGTCGGATCTGCTGGACATCCGCAACTTCGGCCAGAAGTCCATCGACGAGGTCAAGGTCAAGCTGCACGCGCTCGGCCTCTCGCTGAAGGACAGTCCGGCGTCGTTCGATCCGTCCAGCGTGGTGGGTTACGACGCGAGCACCGGGACGTGGAGCGACAGCGGCACGTTCAGTGACACCGATGGCGGCGAGCAGGACTACGCCGAGACCGAACAGCTCTAGGCCGACGGGGTAGGCACCCCGGCCCGGCCTCTCATAAGGAGAACCAACAATGCCCAAGCCCAAGAAGGGTGCCCGCTTCGGCGGGTCGGCGTCGCACCAGAAGGCGATCTTCGCCAATCTGGCCACGGCGCTCTTCGAGCACGGCCGGATCACCACGACCGAGGCCAAGGCCAAGGCCGTGCGCCCCTACGCCGAGAAACTGATCACCAAGGCGAAGGCCGGCTCCCTGGCCGACCGTCGCGAGGTGCTGAAGGTCATCCGCAACAAGGACGTGGTGCACGCCCTGTTCGCGGAGATCGGCCCGTCGTTCGAGGGGCGCGAGGGTGGCTACACCCGCATCACCAAGACGCTGCCGCGTAAGGGTGACAACGCGCCGATGGCGGTCATCGAGCTGGTCCGGGAGAAGACCGTGACCAACGAGGCCGACCGCGCCCGTCGCGTTGCCGCGTCGCAGAAGGCCGAGGCTCCGGCCGCCGAGGCGAAGACCGAAGAGGTCGTCGCCGAGGCGCCCGCCGCCGAAGAGGCCGCTGAGGACAAGAAGGACGCCTGACACTGCTCGCGTTCTGAACGAGCCCGCCGCACCCACTGGGGGCGGCGGGCTCATTCATATCCGAAGTATGGGAGTGGTTGATACCGTGCAGAATTCAGCGGATCAGTCGAATGCCGCCGAGCGCCCGACCGAGGAATCGGCTGTGCCGCAAGAGGTT
This region includes:
- the rpsD gene encoding 30S ribosomal protein S4; this translates as MARYTGPITRKSRRLRVDLVGGDQAFERRPYPPGQHGRARIKESEYLLQLQEKQKARFAYGVMEKQFSRYYKEANRLKGKTGDNLLRLLECRLDNVVYRAGLARTRRQARQLVSHGHFLVNNKKVDVPSFQVSQYDIIDVKEKSLGTLPFQVARETVGDRPVPGWLQVIPGRLRILVHQLPERAQIDVPLQEQLIVEYYSK
- a CDS encoding DNA-directed RNA polymerase subunit alpha, giving the protein MLISQRPTLTEEVVAENRSKFTIEPLEPGFGYTLGNSLRRTLLSSIPGAAVTSIRIDGVLHEFTTVPGVKEDVTDIILNLKGLVVSSEEDEPVTMYVRKQGPGTVTAGDIVPPAGVVVHNPDMHIATLNDKGKLEIELVVERGRGYVPAVQNKASGAEIGRIPVDSIYSPVLKVTYKVEATRVEQRTDFDRLILDVETKNSISARDALASAGKTLVELFGLARELNVEAEGIEIGPSPAEADHIASFGLPIEDLDLTVRSYNCLKREGVHTVGELVARTESDLLDIRNFGQKSIDEVKVKLHALGLSLKDSPASFDPSSVVGYDASTGTWSDSGTFSDTDGGEQDYAETEQL
- the rplQ gene encoding 50S ribosomal protein L17; this encodes MPKPKKGARFGGSASHQKAIFANLATALFEHGRITTTEAKAKAVRPYAEKLITKAKAGSLADRREVLKVIRNKDVVHALFAEIGPSFEGREGGYTRITKTLPRKGDNAPMAVIELVREKTVTNEADRARRVAASQKAEAPAAEAKTEEVVAEAPAAEEAAEDKKDA